A single Drechmeria coniospora strain ARSEF 6962 chromosome 03, whole genome shotgun sequence DNA region contains:
- a CDS encoding WD repeat protein, producing the protein MAIVLPGKPQSSVQGLATGLWQGRHLNVYTTGGAFTILDGPQTVLQTVYNDDDDEHQLEAIAIDEASGKVAVCSAEQVRIYQPVNSVDGDNPKWTRQAYFEVSSLKSAAPCSLSWGSSEELLVGNTTLSLFATKTHPPTCSWIKSLPNPVMTSIISYDSAYIASVSHHDRLPKVWRRLTYGPDEVRFDMTYLRHPDIVTSIRWRKPYHLDQTVENVLYTVCLDFRVRIWTAPDASDGRYWRLWGQVDLHENGSGIPTSPSCRFVCIIDGRDFTTAVESAAKDRMASNYSTDDVALDYVVAIARKNPEICLAFYSNGGISAWALENVGKVSRSSGKILNIADVQVRQIESISSFLKPFGNRFSHIQVETYCGKPDGRLYMLLHVFDGRVGVFTGDVADLLDPTHNDKGIALQTVWSGHSAPIKKIVRNFSGRAIVSRTAAGEAEIAAPLARCAFQISGTPLCLIILPRPDARKSTTAHVAMITSDRQGIVWEANLPHYLDDPAGNEGAAIFEFCRFELNMPDSLKYVLPVDPAGSLPVTSDSLDVFARDIAMSYTWTGRVDLWTARIDPSRRCVDWLSTCSTETGLTNPALASGSMLKKAALVNSARSQLTIWDIGGSRLEYEQNYKLHDEIQDLDWTSTPDSQSILAVGFQYRVILVSQMRFDYLNKGPAWAPIREISTRPLTPHPIGDSTWLGDGHLVVGAGNQLFIYDRHAGSVDSLIADFRTANRRDGSWDLFQAVQRFNGPIPLFHPQFLSQCILAGKSFQVRQILAALHKTLKYLIPGEAVDDYLGLDLQDFHTMPISRSLVPGKAKNSYLNGTYNMPGVEGREDEVGDATEIFSEQMAVAINERLLRIGIPQLTGHEQIQLADMVECVALVEQHRRSMDENAARFMLFYRQNSLRKGQTGEALLSWREINWAYHSSSQDLLADFVSRQAHGQMLWHHARGSGIFMWLSDVKALRAQFEIIAQNEYIKTEEKNPVHCSLFYLALRKKTVLQRLWRMASWNREQAATQRLLSNNFDDPKWQRAALKNAYALLGKRRFEYAAAFFLLADHLEDAAEVCLKQLKDLQLAVAITRAYEGDGGPILCKLLQDEVLPLAAQEGNRWLASWAFWMLGRRDMAVRALVMPVYALLETPSSPDIKSRLFLTDDPALVVLYSQLRQQTLQTLRGASKITPRVEWEFVLHSAKLYDRMGCDLLGLDLVRNWEFQQPATAGFGGEVNPLKLLRRRSSLVVDDLPPPRRDFEMKPRDEDESANMFAKSAAKASAAVPPVFEEPDANSLLDSFGL; encoded by the exons ATGGCTATTGTTTTACCGGGAAAGCCACAGTCCAGCGTCCAGGGGCTGGCAACTGGCCTCTGGCAAGGCCGGCATCTCAAT GTGTACACAACAGGCGGCGCCTTTACCATACTCGATGGCCCTCAAACAGTACTCCAGACCGTGTAcaacgatgacgatgacgagcaccAGCTAGAAGCGATTGCAATTGACGAGGCGTCGGGAAAAGTTGCCGTCTGTTCCGCTGAGCAAGTTCGAATATACCAACCAGTCAACTCTGTCGATGGTGATAATCCAAAG TGGACTCGGCAGGCTTATTTCGAAGTCTCCTCACTCAAGTCAGCCGCGCCATGTTCGCTATCCTGGGGCAGCTCCGAAGAGCTTCTCGTTGGCAACACCACGCTCTCACTCTTCGCGACCAAGACCCATCCGCCCACCTGCTCGTGGATCAAATCTCTCCCCAACCCGGTCATGACATCGATCATCTCATACGACTCGGCATACATCGCTAGTGTCAGTCACCACGACCGACTGCCAAAGGTATGGAGGCGGCTAACCTACGGTCCGGACGAAGTTCGATTTGATATGACTTATCTCCGCCACCCCGACATCGTCACGTCTATCAGGTGGCGAAAACCTTATCACCTGGACCAAACCGTCGAGAATGTCCTGTATACAGTTTGTCTCGACTTTCGTGTCCGTATATGGACTGCGCCGGATGCGAGTGACGGGCGATACTGGCGTCTCTGGGGGCAGGTGGATCTCCATGAAAATGGTAGCGGGATACCTACTTCGCCCAGCTGTCGATTTGTATGCATCATCGATGGCCGTGACTTTACTACTGCGGTGGAAAGTGCTGCGAAAGATCGCATGGCAAGCAATTATAGCACTGACGATGTAGCCCTGGATTACGTTGTGGCCATTGCTCGCAAGAACCCCGAAATATGTCTGGCTTTTTACAGCAACGGAGGTATTTCAGCATGGGCTCTTGAAAATGTCGGCAAAGTCTCCAGAAGCAGTGGAAAGATACTAAACATTGCGGACGTCCAGGTTCGACAGATTGAAAGCATATCGTCCTTCCTTAAGCCTTTCGGCAACCGCTTCAGTCATATTCAGGTCGAAACGTACTGTGGAAAGCCAGACGGACGACTATACATGCTCCTCCACGTGTTTGACGGCCGAGTGGGCGTCTTCACGGGGGATGTTGCAGACCTCCTCGACCCCACACACAATGACAAAGGCATTGCCCTGCAGACAGTTTGGTCTGGTCATTCTGCGCCTATAAAGAAGATAGTGCGCAATTTTAGTGGTAGAGCTATTGTGTCGAGGACCGCTGCTGGCGA GGCAGAGATAGCGGCTCCTCTTGCACGATGTGCGTTCCAAATTTCAGGTACACCGCTCTGTCTTATCATACTGCCTCGGCCTGATGCCAgaaagtcgacgacggctcacGTAGCCATGATAACTTCGGATCGACAAGGCATAGTATGGGAGGCAAATCTACCGCACTATTTGGATGATCCAGCTGGCAACGAGGGCGCGGCCATATTCGAGTTCTGTCGCTTCGAACTAAACATGCCCGATTCGCTAAAATATGTCCTCCCCGTTGATCCTGCTGGCTCACTCCCGGTAACATCGGACTCTTTGGACGTATTTGCCAGGGATATTGCCATGTCCTATACGTGGACTGGCCGGGTCGACCTCTGGACAGCTCGCATCGACCCTTCGCGCCGGTGCGTTGACTGGCTTTCGACGTGCAGCACGGAAACAGGGCTTACCAACCCAGCTCTGGCGAGCGGCAGCATGCTAAAGAAGGCAGCATTGGTGAACTCAGCAAGATCCCAGTTAACGATATGGGACATTGGTGGTTCCCGCCTGGAATATGAACAGAACTACAAACTGCACGACGAAATTCAAGATCTTGACTGGACATCCACCCCGGACAGTCAGTCAATTCTCGCTGTGGGCTTCCAATATCGCGTCATTCTGGTATCTCAGATGCGGTTTGACTACCTCAACAAAGGGCCAGCTTGGGCACCAATCCGAGAGATCAGTACTCGCCCCCTCACGCCCCACCCTATTGGGGATTCTACCTGGCTTGGGGATGGCCATTTAGTTGTCGGTGCTGGAAATCAGTTATTCATATACGACAGACATGCCGGCAGTGTTGACTCTCTCATTGCGGATTTTCGTACGGCCAATCGTAGGGACGGGTCGTGGGACCTGTTCCAAGCCGTCCAGAGATTCAACGGCCCCATTCCCCTATTTCACCCACAGTTCCTTAGCCAGTGTATATTGGCCGGAAAGAGTTTTCAAGTCCGGCAAATCCTTGCGGCTCTACACAAGACACTCAAGTACCTCATTCCGGGCGAAGCTGTAGATGACTACCTTGGTCTAGATTTGCAGGACTTCCACACGATGCCG ATCTCCCGGAGTCTCGTGCCCGGCAAGGCAAAGAACTCCTACTTGAATGGAACGTACAACATGCCGGGAGTTGAGGGCCGGGAGGATGAAGTCGGGGATGCCACGGAGATTTTCTCTGAACAGATGGCGGTGGCTATCAATGAGCGACTGCTAAGAATCGGGATACCTCAGCTTACGGGTCATGAACAGATACAACTTGCTGATATGGTAGAGTGCGTAGCACTTGTGGAGCAGCATCGTCGGTCGATGGATGAGAATGCTGCCAGATTCATGCTCTTTTACCGACAAAATTCCTTACGAAAGGGGCAGACTGGCGAAGCGCTATTATCGTGGAGGGAAATTAACTGGGCCTATCATTCGAGCAGTCAGGACTTGCTCGCCGACTTTGTCTCGCGACAGGCACACGGGCAGATGCTTTGGCATCACGCTCGTGGCAGTGGCATCTTCATGTGGCTTTCTGATGTGAAGGCGTTG AGGGCACAGTTCGAGATAATTGCTCAAAACGAATACATCAAAACCGAAGAAAAGAACCCTGTTCACTGCAGCCTCTTCTACCTGGCTCTTCGCAAGAAAACAGTATTGCAGAGGCTGTGGCGGATGGCCAGCTGGAATAGggagcaggcggcgacgcaaCGGTTGCTGTCAAACAACTTCGACGACCCGAAATGGCAGAGAGCGGCGCTGAAGAATGCGTACGCGTTGCTTGGCAAGCGAAGATTTG AATACGCTGCTGCCTTCTTCCTACTTGCGGACCAcctcgaggatgccgccgaaGTTTGCTTGAAGCAACTGAAAGACCTTCAGTTGGCCGTTGCTATCACACGAGCATACGAGGGAGACGGCGGGCCAATTCTGTGCAAGCTGCTTCAGGATGAGGTTCTCCCCCTTGCAGCCCAGGAGGGAAACCGATGGCTCGCATCGTGGGCATTCTGGATGCTTGGCCGCAGGGACATGGCAGTCAGGGCCCTTGTA ATGCCTGTGTATGCGCTCCTTGAAACTCCGAGTTCGCCCGACATCAAGTCGCGGCTGTTCCTCACGGATGACCCGGCTCTGGTTGTCCTTTACTCGCAACTTCGCCAGCAGACTTTACAAACGCTCCGAGGGGCGTCGAAAATAACTCCAAGGGTAGAATGGGAGTTCGTGCTGCACAGCGCAAAATTGTACGACCGTATGGGATGCGATCTACTGGGCCTAGATCTGG TGCGAAACTGGGAATTCCAGCAGCCAGCCACGGCTGGGTTTGGTGGTGAGGTTAACCCGCTAAAACTGTTGCGCCGAAGAAGCTCCTTGGTTGTCGACGATTTGCCTCCTCCGCGGCGCGACTTTGAGATGAAACCAAGAGACGAGGATGAGAGCGCAAATATGTTTGCGAAATCGGCTGCGAAGGCTTCAGCAGCGGTCCCCCCAGTTTTTGAGGAGCCCGACGCGAATTCGTTACTAGATAGTTTCGGGCTGTAA
- a CDS encoding oligonucleotide transporter, translated as MDPTTGSPLPLGRHFALRSVAVGLGVGTVICAANVYFGLQTGWVSIMSMPASLMGFGVFNLLRRHLQFPFTPVENVLLQSVACGMAIMPLGCGFVGVIPAMEYLLSPDEQGALSLSLPQLVAWSLGLCYFGVVFAVPLRRQFIIRERLKFPSGFSTAVLISVLHDQGGLSWSKQHLDAAAHGGFASLTPDVVTPCQETPPNEVTEAGQEGSGTGTGSQPSSDSASSMRSLILCFLASGLLTICTYFVPALRNIPIFGTVAAHNWLWTLNPSLAYVGQGIIMGAETTLHMALGAVVGWGVLSPLAKSRGWAPGPVDNWERGSRGWIVWIALSIMLADAVVNLGNMAMRSIVGEVPKVLRRAISVLTRRTSHYYTLIPSQDDIHPQVPSISDSPNDNIGEDERNDASPENLTDAPPEHLIDSSLLIAGFAVSIMLCIATIRFVFGGIVPLYATAIALLAALVLSIMGARALGETDLNPVSGISKLAQLFFALVIPQSNNSRVLINLVAGAISEAGALQAGDLMQDLKTGHLLGAAPKAQFWGQVIGATVGAVVSALIYRLYTTWEQPCRISPENDAKILD; from the exons ATGGACCCGACAACGGGGTCCCCGTTACCACTGGGTCGCCACTTTGCACTGCGCAGCGTTGCCGTTGGGCTCGGGGTCGGGACAGTAATATGCGCGGCCAATGTTTATTTTGGCCTGCAGACCGGCTGGGTGTCTATCATGTCCATGCCTGCCAGCCTCATGGGATTTGGCGTATTCAATCTGCTGCGTCGCCACTTGCAGTTCCCCTTCACGCCGGTGGAGAATGTCCTTCTCCAGAGTGTCGCGTGCGGCATGGCTATCATGCCCCTAGGctgcggcttcgtcggcgtg ATCCCAGCCATGGAATATCTTTTGTCCCCAGACGAACAGGGTGCTCTCTCGCTGAGCCTTCCACAGCTGGTTGCCTGGTCCCTTGGCTTGTGCTATTTCGGCGTCGTTTTCGCTGTGCCTTT ACGGCGCCAGTTTATCATCCGTGAGCGGCTGAAATTTCCAAGTGGCTTCAGCACAGCCGTCCTCATATCCGTGCTGCACGATCAAGGGGGTCTGTCTTGGAGTAAGCAGCATCTCGATGCTGCCGCTCATGGAGGTTTCGCAAGCCTTACccccgacgtcgtcaccCCCTGTCAAGAGACGCCGCCCAATGAAGTTACCGAAGCCGGCCAGGAGGGATCTGGGACAGGAACCGGCTCGCAGCCATCGTCCGACTCGGCATCCAGTATGCGGTCCTTGATTTTGTGTTTCCTCGCTTCGGGCCTTCTCACCATATGCACGTACTTCGTTCCAGCCCTGCGCAACATTCCCATTTTTGGTACTGTCGCAGCTCATAATTGGCTATGGACGCTCAACCCTAGTCTGGCCTACGTCGGCCAGGGCATCATTATGGGCGCCGAGACCACTCTTCACATGGCCCTCGGTGCAGTTGTTGGATGGGGTGTACTAAGTCCTCTGGCCAAGTCCAGAGGATGGGCCCCCGGCCCTGTTGACAACTGGGAGCGTGGTAGCAGAGGCTGGATTGTCTGGATCGCTTTGTCCATCATGCTCGCCGATGCGGTTGTCAACCTTGGCAACATGGCTATGCGATCAATAGTGGGTGAAGTGCCCAAAGTGCTTCGTCGTGCGATATCCGTTCTTACCCGGCGCACTTCCCATTACTACACTCTCATTCCCAGTCAGGACGACATCCATCCACAGGTTCCATCCATCAGTGATTCACCCAATGACAATATTGGTGAGGACGAACGGAACGACGCTTCCCCGGAAAATCTTACCGACGCTCCACCAGAGCATCTAATAGATTCTAGCCTCCTCATCGCAGGATTCGCCGTGTCCATCATGTTATGTATTGCCACGATTCGCTTCGTGTTTGGTGGCATCGTGCCACTCTACGCAACGGCCATTGCCCTTCTTGCAGCACTGGTCCTCAGTATCATGGGGGCCAGGGCACTTGGGGAAACGGACTTGAACCCTGTATCCGGTATCAGCAAACTTGCGCAGCTCTttttcgccctcgtcatTCCTCAGTCAAATAACTCCAGGGTTCTCATCAACCTTGTCGCTGGTGCTATT TCGGAAGCG GGCGCATTGCAGGCGGGTGACCTGATGCAGGACTTGAAGACGGGTCACTTGCTTGGAGCAGCTCCAAAGGCCCAATTCTGGGGTCAAGTGATTGGTGCCACTGTGGGTGCTGTTGTCAGTGCTCTGATTTATCGTCTCTATACTACGTGGGAGCAGCCTTGTCGTATCTCTCCAGAGAATGATGCAAAAATCCTGGACTAA
- a CDS encoding protein arginine N-methyltransferase: MATRDLTSSPIAGNGPSSDTSDDSDWADIEADEEAISFVSLFDSTTFQLLDTMLDHCEQHHNFNLRANVARLQLDFMGAVKLVNFIRHRVRSQKPLPAAISHHDIDDDTYLVPVLENDSVLFSLEDVLGSARDSDGDHSDETTNALQDRNAQLEAELELIRRNFMHYRLDVERTLDRRWGDEHQHEPKFSSPDIEIKDQSDYYFESYASNEIHETMLKDQVRTDAYRDFIYENKHLFKDKVVLDIGCGTGILSMFCATAGAAQVIAVDKSEIIIKARENIFNNGLSAIVTCLSGAIEDVKLPVDKVDIIVSEWMGYCLLYEAMLPSVLYARDKYLKPGGLLVPSSATLWIAPVDNQNYCAEHVSYWRDVYGFDMKAMQEGIFDDVRIEAMPAEFICGSPFPFKTFDLRKTRTEDLVFTADWQSDLTRNIESIDGFLIWFDNFFATSGDEQPPAPQMTTSAWVKKKPGNVAFTTGPYGTETHWKQGFLLIDPKSTQTNVSTSSQLSGQVTFAVLEENARALTIDAQWSVADQKRASQSWKLR; the protein is encoded by the exons ATGGCGACTCGGGATCTCACGTCGTCCCCAATTGCAGGCAATGGTCCTTCATCAGACACGTCGGATGACAGCGATTGGGCTGATATCGAAGCTGATGAAGAAGCGATATCGTTCGTATCGCTGTTTGACTCAACGACCTTCCAACTGCTCGATACCATGCTGGACCACTGTGAACAACACCATAACTTCAATTTGAGAGCCAATGTTGCACGGCTGCAACTTGATTTCATGGGGGCCGTCAAACTTGTGAACTTCATCCGCCATCGTGTGAGGAGTCAAAAGCCTTTGCCAGCTGCAATCTCCCATCATGACATTGACGATGACACCTACCTCGTACCAGTACTAGAAAATGATTCCGTCCTTTTCTCGTTGGAAGATGTCTTGGGGTCAGCTCGAGATTCTGATGGCGACCACAGTGATGAAACGACCAACGCCCTACAGGATCGCAATGCCCAGCTTGAGGCTGAGCTTGAATTGATTCGCAGAAACTTTATGCATTATCGCCTCGATGTTGAGAGAACGCTCGACCGCCGCTGGGGCGATGAGCACCAGCATGAACCGAAATTCTCGTCTCCCGATATTGAAATCAAGGACCAGTCAGACTACTATTTTGAATCCTACGCCTCAAATG AAATCCATGAAACTATGCTGAAGGACCAGGTTCGTACGGATGCCTATCGAGATTTCATATATGAGAACAAGCATCTCTTTAAAGACAAGGTCGTACTGGACATCGGCTGCGGTACAG GTATTCTGAGCATGTTTTGTGCCACTGCTGGGGCTGCGCAAGTCATTGCGGTCGACAAGTCAGAGATCATTATCAAGGCGAGAGAGAACATCTTCAACAATGGACTGTCGGCGATCGTGACCTGCCTAAGTGGAGCCATCGAAGATGTCAAGCTTCCGGTCGACAAAGTCGACATCATCGTCAGCGAATGGATGGGGTACTGTTTACTCTACGAAGCTATGCTGCCAAGCGTGCTCTATGCTCGTGACAAGTACCTCAAACCTGGCGGTCTGCTGGTGCCCAGCTCGGCCACTCTTTGGATCGCACCGGTCGATAACCAGAACTATTGCGCCGAGCACGTGTCCTATTGGCGGGATGTCTACGGCTTTGACATGAAGGCAATGCAGGAGGGCATATTTGATGACGTTCGCATTGAGGCAATGCCTGCCGAATTCATCTGCGGAAGCCCCTTTCCGTTCAAGACGTTTGACTTGCGCAAAACGAGGACAGAGGATTTAGTATTCACGGCAGACTGGCAGTCAGATCTAACAAGGAACATTGAGAGCATCGACGGGTTTCTAATTTGGTTTGATAATTTCTTCGCGACGTCTGGCGATGAACAACCTCCAGCGCCCCAAATGACTACCTCTGCTTGGGTCAAGAAGAAGCCTGGCAATGTAGCCTTCACAACCGGGCCATATGGGACCGAGACGCATTGGAAGCAGGGATTTCTACTTATCGACCCAAAATCCACCCAAACAAATGTATCGACGTCAAGTCAGTTGTCTGGGCAGGTAACCTTCGCAGTGCTCGAGGAGAATGCCCGCGCGCTAACGATTGATGCTCAATGGTCTGTGGCCGACCAAAAAAGAGCAAGTCAGTCATGGAAGCTCAGGTAG